A region from the Muribaculum gordoncarteri genome encodes:
- the recR gene encoding recombination mediator RecR gives MEQEYASTLLETAVNELSRLPGIGRKTALRLALHILRQDEKYGIELGEAIINLRNGIRYCTTCHNISETDTCPICSNPSRDASTVCVVESVKDVMSFENTRQFNGLYHVLGGVISPMDGIGPDQLEIESLVERVANGGVKEVILALSATMEGETTNFYIYRRLGTLPVKITQLARGVSVGNEIEYTDEITLGRSLLNRTLFSESFNQHLQ, from the coding sequence ATGGAACAAGAATACGCCTCAACACTTCTTGAAACGGCGGTCAACGAGTTGTCGCGACTGCCAGGAATAGGCCGAAAAACGGCTCTTCGCCTTGCGCTGCACATTCTGCGCCAGGACGAAAAGTACGGAATCGAGCTCGGCGAGGCAATAATAAACCTGCGCAACGGCATACGCTACTGCACCACCTGCCATAACATATCGGAAACCGACACCTGCCCTATATGCTCCAACCCCTCACGCGACGCATCGACGGTGTGCGTGGTCGAGAGCGTAAAGGATGTCATGAGCTTTGAAAACACCCGACAGTTCAACGGGCTCTACCATGTACTCGGTGGCGTAATCTCGCCCATGGACGGAATAGGCCCCGACCAACTTGAGATAGAGTCACTTGTGGAGCGCGTAGCCAACGGAGGCGTAAAGGAGGTGATCCTGGCTCTAAGCGCAACGATGGAGGGTGAAACCACCAACTTTTATATCTACCGCAGGCTCGGGACGCTCCCCGTCAAGATAACCCAGCTTGCACGAGGCGTATCGGTGGGAAATGAGATCGAATACACCGACGAAATCACACTCGGCCGCTCATTGCTCAACCGCACACTCTTCAGCGAATCATTCAACCAGCATCTGCAATGA
- a CDS encoding GNAT family N-acetyltransferase — MTPLLCDDKIILRAVEATDLDTILAWENDTTIWEVGSSMAPFSRKSIWDYIESYNPDIFAARQLRLIIERNDSRQAVGMIDLYDFDPMNRRAGVGLLIDRAYRHQGYGMRSLALLAGYAGKFIGMHQLWAVVSVDNSHSVDLFKKSGYRITGRMKSWLRSGKSYRDAFMMQLLIN, encoded by the coding sequence ATGACACCGTTACTGTGCGACGACAAGATTATCCTGCGTGCTGTCGAGGCTACCGACCTTGACACCATACTCGCATGGGAAAACGACACCACCATCTGGGAAGTGGGCAGCTCCATGGCACCATTCTCACGGAAATCGATATGGGACTACATCGAGAGCTATAACCCCGACATATTCGCGGCCCGTCAGCTGCGGTTGATAATCGAGCGCAACGATTCGCGACAAGCCGTAGGGATGATCGACCTATACGACTTTGACCCGATGAACCGTCGCGCAGGAGTGGGCCTGCTGATTGACCGGGCATATCGCCATCAGGGCTACGGCATGCGTTCGCTCGCGCTGCTCGCCGGATATGCCGGCAAATTCATAGGCATGCACCAGTTGTGGGCTGTCGTTTCGGTCGACAACTCTCACAGCGTTGATTTATTCAAGAAAAGCGGTTACCGCATCACGGGCCGCATGAAGTCATGGCTACGAAGCGGCAAGAGCTACCGCGACGCATTCATGATGCAACTCCTCATCAATTGA
- a CDS encoding YqgE/AlgH family protein, whose protein sequence is MNKIDSLLFNIDLPKGVPCRGALLVAEPFLKEKYFNHAVICLIDYEIGETSMGIVMNKMTNYTLSDLISTVTRKEPIPIYCGGPMSCDRLYFIHTLGDIIPGARCICPGLYIGGDFDSMLDYVNSDYPVEGTIRFYLGYSGWGIGQLDEELKDNVWAVTSITDADSLLLGAEDGYWHGQVRSMGNNYKGWLYHPQNPRLN, encoded by the coding sequence ATGAACAAAATTGACTCGCTCCTATTTAATATTGATTTACCCAAGGGTGTTCCTTGCAGAGGGGCGTTGTTGGTTGCCGAGCCTTTTTTGAAGGAAAAATATTTCAATCATGCGGTTATATGCTTGATTGATTATGAAATAGGTGAAACTTCGATGGGGATTGTGATGAATAAGATGACCAATTATACGCTTTCTGACCTTATCAGCACCGTTACGCGTAAAGAGCCGATACCGATATATTGCGGAGGCCCTATGTCGTGTGACAGGCTTTACTTCATCCACACACTGGGCGACATAATACCCGGTGCGCGCTGCATTTGCCCCGGATTGTACATCGGCGGCGATTTCGACAGCATGCTTGACTATGTAAATTCCGATTATCCGGTAGAGGGCACGATACGCTTCTACCTGGGTTACAGCGGATGGGGCATAGGGCAACTGGATGAGGAACTTAAGGACAATGTGTGGGCTGTGACATCGATTACCGACGCCGATTCACTTCTGCTCGGTGCCGAGGACGGATATTGGCACGGACAGGTGCGCTCTATGGGAAACAATTACAAGGGATGGTTGTATCACCCTCAGAATCCTCGACTCAATTGA
- a CDS encoding BlaI/MecI/CopY family transcriptional regulator: MRKKKDKIEMTDKEEELMRIFWNHGPMFVREIVELYPEPRPHFNTLSTFVRNLEQKGFVSHEAVGGSFRYYAVARKEDFRRKTLGTLIKNYFGNSYFGAVSTLVEEEKISVDELKELIDMVENKNKDK, from the coding sequence ATGCGTAAGAAGAAAGATAAGATCGAGATGACCGACAAGGAAGAGGAACTGATGAGGATATTCTGGAATCACGGTCCGATGTTTGTACGGGAAATAGTGGAACTTTACCCCGAACCCCGACCACATTTCAATACATTGTCTACATTTGTCCGAAATCTTGAACAGAAAGGATTCGTGTCACATGAAGCGGTTGGCGGCTCCTTCCGTTATTACGCCGTGGCGCGAAAAGAGGATTTCCGCCGAAAGACTCTCGGCACGCTTATCAAGAACTACTTCGGCAACAGCTATTTCGGAGCCGTGTCGACACTCGTCGAGGAGGAGAAGATAAGCGTCGACGAACTCAAGGAGCTTATCGACATGGTCGAGAACAAGAATAAGGACAAGTAA
- a CDS encoding M56 family metallopeptidase, with the protein MGHLLTYAISAALPLLAMYIVYKWLLASENQYRYNRVVLLSMMLCAFILPAVNVLVQQFASNNATVQLMSPLPQPSIADDYAAQPTTWPRIALIVYLAGIAAVVIHMAIVWLRIARITASGTKIRDGRYIIVLTDDDKVAPFSWHRYIVMSLSDYKQAGVMITAHEKQHIDRQHWIDLLLAQFIVTVNWFNPAAWLVREELKAVHEYEADKRVLDSGINARDYQMLLISKATGMKFPTVANSLNHCKLKKRMTMMMTSQASMSRRLRTLAAIPAVALAVLAINHDAVAAALDHVNNSALFYSDDKESTPDIVIMGHDATDVQTESKHDDTYGISDIKVIGYEAVRKEPAPKPDDSHARDRKPMTSPRIFINGIEKDMEEIMKIDPSSIESIAVTRDDDDRIYVTLKDRANP; encoded by the coding sequence ATGGGACACCTGCTCACCTATGCCATCTCGGCGGCCCTGCCGTTATTGGCCATGTACATAGTATATAAATGGCTGCTTGCCTCGGAGAATCAATACCGTTACAATCGAGTTGTGTTGTTGAGCATGATGTTGTGTGCGTTCATCCTTCCTGCAGTCAATGTATTAGTGCAGCAATTCGCGTCAAATAACGCCACAGTCCAATTAATGTCACCATTGCCTCAGCCATCGATCGCCGACGATTATGCTGCACAACCGACGACATGGCCAAGGATAGCCTTGATTGTCTATCTCGCAGGAATAGCGGCTGTCGTAATACACATGGCAATAGTGTGGCTGCGCATAGCACGCATAACGGCATCGGGTACCAAGATACGCGACGGACGCTACATCATAGTACTCACCGACGACGACAAAGTCGCACCTTTCAGCTGGCATCGTTACATAGTCATGAGCCTGAGCGACTACAAGCAGGCCGGAGTAATGATAACAGCTCACGAGAAGCAGCACATCGACCGCCAACACTGGATCGACCTCCTGTTGGCCCAATTCATCGTCACGGTCAACTGGTTTAATCCGGCGGCATGGCTTGTACGCGAGGAGCTGAAGGCCGTTCACGAGTATGAAGCCGACAAAAGAGTTCTCGATTCAGGAATAAACGCCCGTGACTATCAAATGTTGTTGATAAGCAAAGCCACCGGTATGAAATTCCCGACAGTAGCCAACAGCCTCAACCACTGCAAGCTGAAAAAGCGCATGACAATGATGATGACATCGCAGGCATCGATGTCACGCCGCTTGCGCACCCTTGCCGCAATTCCGGCCGTAGCCTTGGCCGTGTTGGCGATCAACCATGATGCGGTAGCGGCTGCACTGGACCACGTTAACAATTCAGCATTGTTTTATAGCGATGACAAGGAATCGACTCCCGATATAGTCATAATGGGGCACGATGCAACCGATGTGCAAACCGAAAGTAAACATGACGACACATACGGTATATCCGATATAAAGGTAATAGGTTACGAAGCAGTACGCAAAGAGCCGGCTCCGAAGCCCGACGACTCTCACGCCCGCGACAGGAAGCCCATGACATCGCCTCGCATATTCATAAACGGCATAGAGAAGGACATGGAAGAGATTATGAAGATTGACCCTTCATCAATAGAATCAATAGCAGTAACGCGCGATGACGACGATCGCATATATGTCACGCTTAAGGACAGAGCGAATCCATAA
- a CDS encoding DUF1893 domain-containing protein encodes MNRLVELLHDSGATLVVESRGEVMTFTSRGVKDLFELYTNHRELLQGARVADKVTGAGAAALMALGGVAEYHTDVISEKALSLLDRSGVAGMAEKVVPYIINRAGTGQCPLESLIGDIDNLEEIYDVIVGFMDSLCP; translated from the coding sequence ATGAACCGACTTGTGGAGCTGCTGCACGATAGCGGAGCTACACTTGTGGTCGAAAGCCGCGGTGAGGTGATGACCTTCACCAGCCGGGGTGTGAAGGACCTCTTTGAACTCTACACCAATCATCGTGAATTGCTGCAGGGCGCGCGCGTGGCCGACAAGGTTACGGGTGCGGGAGCTGCGGCGCTGATGGCGCTCGGCGGTGTGGCGGAGTATCACACCGATGTTATAAGTGAAAAGGCGTTGTCGTTGCTTGACCGTTCCGGCGTGGCCGGAATGGCGGAGAAGGTTGTGCCCTATATCATCAACAGGGCCGGCACAGGGCAATGTCCCCTGGAGTCACTTATCGGGGATATTGATAATCTTGAAGAGATTTACGATGTAATAGTCGGGTTTATGGATTCGCTCTGTCCTTAA
- a CDS encoding aldo/keto reductase: protein MMDKNKINRRGFLRALGVSGAAVALARCGAKSEEKTSDAPAGTASPKKASGEMTYRTNSVTGDKVSLLGYGCMRLPTLPESRPDGDNIDQETVNRLVDYAMEHGVNYYDTSPAYCKGFSERAMGVALSRHPRDKYFIATKMSNFSPDTWTRERSIDIYRKSLKELKVDYIDYMLLHGVGMGGIKQLNDRFIDNGVLDFLKDERKKGNIRNLGFSYHGDVEAFDHLLEMQDKGEIRWDFVQIQMNYLDWKHAKASNPSNTNAEYLYNELHKRDIPVVIMEPLLGGRLAQVNKHIEEQYKQRRPDDSVASWAFRYAGTPEGVLTVLSGMTYMEHLQDNLRTYSPLEPCTDDELAMLETAANLILNYPTVPCTDCKYCMPCPYGLDIPAIFAHYNKCVNEGNVPESSQDPHYAEARKAFLVGYDRSVPKLRQANHCIGCNKCRPHCPQGINIPRRMRDIDNFVEQLKQGTLA, encoded by the coding sequence ATCATGGATAAAAACAAGATAAACCGTCGTGGATTTTTACGTGCGCTCGGAGTTTCGGGCGCCGCTGTGGCTCTTGCCCGTTGCGGAGCCAAGTCGGAGGAGAAGACAAGTGACGCTCCTGCCGGTACTGCGTCACCCAAGAAGGCTTCGGGTGAGATGACCTACCGGACCAACAGTGTCACCGGCGACAAGGTGTCGCTGCTCGGTTACGGATGTATGCGTCTGCCGACATTGCCCGAATCCCGTCCCGACGGTGACAATATCGACCAGGAAACTGTGAATCGTCTTGTCGACTATGCCATGGAACATGGTGTCAACTATTACGATACATCGCCCGCCTATTGCAAGGGTTTCAGTGAACGTGCAATGGGAGTGGCTTTGAGCCGTCACCCGCGTGACAAATATTTCATCGCCACTAAAATGTCCAACTTCTCGCCCGACACATGGACGCGTGAGCGCTCAATCGACATATACCGCAAATCGCTGAAGGAGCTAAAGGTCGACTATATCGACTACATGCTGCTTCATGGTGTGGGAATGGGCGGCATAAAGCAGTTGAACGACCGCTTCATCGACAACGGCGTGCTTGATTTCCTTAAGGATGAGCGCAAGAAAGGCAATATACGCAATCTCGGATTCTCCTATCACGGAGATGTGGAGGCGTTTGACCATCTTCTGGAGATGCAGGACAAGGGCGAGATTCGCTGGGACTTCGTGCAGATACAGATGAACTATCTCGACTGGAAGCATGCCAAGGCGAGCAATCCGAGCAACACCAATGCCGAATATCTCTACAACGAACTGCATAAGCGTGACATACCTGTGGTGATAATGGAGCCATTGCTCGGCGGCCGACTCGCTCAGGTCAACAAGCACATCGAGGAACAGTACAAGCAGCGCCGTCCCGACGACAGCGTGGCTTCATGGGCATTCCGTTACGCCGGAACTCCCGAAGGTGTGCTTACAGTGCTCAGTGGCATGACCTACATGGAGCACCTGCAGGATAATCTGCGCACCTATTCGCCTCTGGAGCCTTGTACCGACGATGAGCTTGCGATGCTTGAAACCGCGGCCAACCTGATACTGAATTATCCCACGGTTCCGTGTACCGACTGCAAGTATTGCATGCCGTGTCCCTACGGACTTGACATTCCCGCGATATTCGCCCACTACAACAAGTGTGTCAATGAGGGAAATGTGCCCGAAAGCTCACAGGATCCGCATTATGCCGAAGCCCGCAAGGCTTTCCTTGTGGGATACGACCGTTCGGTGCCCAAGTTGCGTCAGGCCAACCACTGCATAGGCTGCAACAAATGTCGTCCTCATTGTCCGCAGGGCATAAACATACCGCGACGAATGAGGGACATAGACAACTTTGTCGAACAGCTTAAGCAGGGTACGCTTGCATAA
- a CDS encoding 4Fe-4S binding protein, with product MLKTIRVILAVICLLAVTMLFLDVTGTAVRYVGWLAKWQFMPALLAMNVVVVAVLVVVSLIFGRVYCSVLCPLGVMQDVISWIHGKVAKRRKFTYSPAVTWLRITMLALFVLLIALGLARIAAFIEPYSEYGRIVSSLVKPLYVDANNALAAAESPDSYTFWHVDYYVTWAMVAVAAITFIVVAVLAWMNGRTYCNTVCPVGTILGYLSQFSWLKPVIDTSKCNHCGSCGRHCKASCIDSKNQKIDYTRCVACMDCIGYCKQGALTYAHRSKSSVKEADESVDKSRRQFLTVSTILAGTAVLKAEEKTVDGGLATIIDKEKPVRQTRITPPGSRSIANFTKHCTSCQLCVSNCPNGVLRPSTELDTFMQPEVSFERGYCRPECTTCSDVCPAGAILPIDRAERSATQVGHAVWVRNNCLPVTEGVSCGNCARHCPVGAITMISLDADNPDSPKVPSVNTERCIGCGACENLCPSRPFSAIYVEGHEVHRNV from the coding sequence ATGTTAAAAACAATTCGTGTAATTCTTGCTGTGATATGCTTGCTTGCTGTCACGATGCTGTTCCTTGATGTCACCGGAACGGCTGTCCGCTATGTAGGATGGCTTGCCAAGTGGCAGTTCATGCCCGCTTTGCTTGCGATGAATGTAGTCGTAGTGGCCGTTCTCGTAGTTGTGTCGTTGATTTTCGGGCGCGTCTATTGCTCAGTGCTCTGTCCGCTCGGAGTTATGCAGGATGTCATATCATGGATTCACGGAAAGGTGGCCAAGCGCCGCAAGTTTACATATTCGCCTGCCGTCACCTGGCTCCGAATAACGATGCTTGCGCTGTTTGTGCTGCTTATAGCATTGGGACTTGCACGCATTGCCGCATTTATCGAGCCTTACAGTGAATACGGACGAATAGTCAGCTCGCTGGTTAAGCCCCTATATGTCGATGCCAACAATGCACTCGCTGCGGCCGAGTCGCCCGACAGTTACACCTTCTGGCATGTCGACTACTACGTGACATGGGCCATGGTGGCTGTTGCCGCAATCACATTCATCGTGGTTGCCGTGCTTGCATGGATGAATGGCCGCACCTATTGTAACACTGTTTGCCCGGTTGGTACAATACTGGGCTACTTGTCGCAGTTCTCATGGCTTAAGCCTGTCATCGACACTTCAAAGTGCAATCACTGTGGATCGTGCGGCCGCCACTGCAAGGCGTCGTGCATCGATTCAAAGAATCAGAAGATAGACTATACACGCTGCGTGGCCTGCATGGACTGCATAGGCTATTGCAAGCAGGGAGCGTTGACCTATGCCCACAGGTCAAAGTCATCGGTCAAGGAGGCCGATGAGTCGGTTGACAAGTCACGCCGCCAATTCCTGACAGTGAGCACCATTCTTGCCGGAACCGCAGTGCTGAAGGCCGAGGAGAAGACTGTCGACGGCGGCCTCGCGACTATTATTGATAAAGAGAAGCCTGTGCGACAGACTCGCATAACTCCTCCCGGAAGCCGCAGCATAGCCAACTTCACTAAGCATTGCACATCATGTCAGCTTTGTGTGAGCAACTGTCCCAACGGTGTGTTGCGTCCTTCGACCGAACTGGATACGTTCATGCAGCCTGAGGTGTCATTTGAACGAGGATATTGCCGACCCGAGTGTACGACATGCTCCGATGTGTGTCCTGCCGGGGCCATTCTTCCCATTGACCGGGCCGAGCGAAGCGCCACTCAGGTAGGACATGCAGTGTGGGTGCGCAACAACTGTCTTCCCGTGACCGAGGGCGTGTCATGCGGCAACTGCGCCCGTCACTGTCCAGTGGGGGCTATAACGATGATATCGCTTGATGCCGACAACCCCGATTCGCCCAAGGTGCCGTCGGTCAACACCGAGCGTTGCATAGGCTGTGGCGCATGCGAGAATCTGTGCCCGTCGCGCCCGTTCAGCGCCATCTATGTAGAGGGACACGAAGTTCACCGTAACGTTTAA
- the folP gene encoding dihydropteroate synthase → MTARHFTPFTLNLRGKLVEFSRQQVMGIINVTPDSFYSESRTQSHDDIALKAKKMLDEGADWLDLGAYSTRPGADDVTPAEEIERLRTGMRAIRSVAPDAIVSIDTFRADVARQAVEELGADMINDISGGLLDDDMPSTIAKLKVPYVLMHTRGTPATMQQLTDYRDVTGDVLAELARRIDIFGMAGVNDIIVDPGFGFAKTVEQNYRLLRDLEAFHVFERPLLVGVSRKSMIYRTFGTTPDEALNGTTVINTIALMAGASVLRVHDAKEAAEAVKIVELTYNDKTWLHLE, encoded by the coding sequence TTGACTGCACGACACTTCACTCCATTTACACTTAATCTGCGCGGAAAGCTTGTTGAGTTTTCGCGTCAGCAGGTGATGGGCATAATAAATGTAACGCCTGATTCATTTTACTCGGAGTCGCGCACTCAAAGCCACGACGACATAGCCCTGAAGGCAAAGAAAATGCTTGACGAGGGAGCCGACTGGCTCGACCTCGGAGCATACTCCACGCGTCCCGGTGCCGATGATGTCACGCCGGCCGAGGAGATTGAAAGACTAAGAACAGGAATGCGTGCAATACGCTCCGTTGCACCCGATGCTATAGTAAGCATCGACACATTCCGTGCCGATGTCGCACGACAGGCCGTGGAGGAGCTGGGAGCCGACATGATAAACGACATTTCGGGAGGTTTGCTCGACGATGACATGCCCTCGACCATCGCGAAGCTCAAGGTTCCCTACGTGCTGATGCACACACGCGGAACTCCGGCAACGATGCAGCAACTCACCGACTATCGCGATGTCACCGGCGATGTGCTTGCCGAGCTTGCACGCCGAATCGACATATTCGGCATGGCGGGAGTCAACGACATAATCGTGGATCCGGGATTCGGATTTGCCAAGACGGTAGAGCAGAACTACCGATTGCTCCGCGACCTGGAGGCATTCCATGTGTTTGAACGCCCCCTGCTCGTGGGTGTGTCACGCAAATCCATGATATACCGCACCTTCGGCACAACTCCCGACGAAGCCCTGAACGGCACTACCGTCATAAACACGATTGCGTTAATGGCCGGAGCATCGGTGCTTCGCGTCCACGACGCTAAAGAGGCCGCCGAGGCGGTAAAAATAGTTGAACTCACTTACAACGACAAGACATGGCTCCATTTGGAATAA
- the cdaA gene encoding diadenylate cyclase CdaA — protein MAPFGIKDALDIFIVALLLFYLYRIMKESGTINIFFGVLAFIIVWVVASEILEMRLIGTILDKVMSIGLIILVILFQDQIKRFLVELGNHKRWRFLRDMFRHHRGDKSNDADTRRWVMPIVYACMSMSKAKTGALIVIEQSIPLENYEKTGDMIDSAINSRLIENIFFKNSPLHDGAMIIAHERIKAAGCILPVSHDTNIPRSMGLRHRSALGISQATDAAAIVVSEETGGISFAYRGSIVSRLSSTDLEHRLSQLVANE, from the coding sequence ATGGCTCCATTTGGAATAAAAGACGCTCTCGACATATTCATAGTGGCATTGCTGCTTTTCTACCTCTACCGAATCATGAAGGAGTCGGGCACTATCAACATCTTCTTCGGAGTGCTGGCATTCATCATCGTGTGGGTGGTGGCATCGGAGATTCTCGAGATGCGCCTCATCGGTACGATTCTCGACAAAGTGATGTCGATAGGCCTCATAATACTTGTGATTCTGTTTCAGGACCAAATCAAGAGATTCCTCGTCGAGCTCGGCAACCATAAACGCTGGAGGTTCCTGCGTGACATGTTCCGTCATCACCGAGGCGACAAGAGCAACGACGCCGACACGCGCCGATGGGTTATGCCGATTGTCTACGCCTGCATGTCAATGTCCAAGGCCAAGACCGGAGCGTTGATCGTAATCGAACAATCGATTCCACTTGAGAACTATGAGAAGACCGGCGACATGATCGACTCGGCAATAAATTCACGATTGATTGAAAACATTTTCTTCAAGAACTCACCCCTGCACGACGGTGCGATGATAATAGCCCATGAACGCATAAAAGCTGCCGGATGTATTCTGCCGGTGAGCCATGACACCAACATTCCGCGTTCAATGGGATTACGCCACCGCTCGGCACTCGGCATCAGCCAGGCCACCGACGCAGCCGCAATTGTAGTAAGTGAGGAAACAGGGGGTATATCATTTGCCTACCGAGGCTCAATCGTAAGCCGACTGTCATCGACCGACCTCGAGCATCGCCTGTCGCAGCTCGTCGCCAACGAGTAG
- a CDS encoding NUDIX hydrolase codes for MNSEELFPIVDEAGNVTGSATRRECHGGSMLLHPVVHLHVIMSGAGLYLQKRSCDKDIQPGKWDTSVGGHVDYGEAVVDALRREAREELGLRDIDPIALSPYVFESSRERELINPFYVYVDESTAIVPDPEEITEGRFWSADEIDDSVGKGVFTPNFEQEYQLIKQYIK; via the coding sequence ATGAACAGCGAAGAGTTATTTCCTATTGTCGATGAGGCGGGCAATGTCACAGGCAGCGCCACCCGCCGGGAGTGTCACGGCGGTTCGATGTTGTTGCATCCGGTAGTGCATCTCCATGTCATTATGTCGGGCGCAGGACTCTATTTGCAGAAACGGTCGTGCGACAAGGACATTCAGCCCGGTAAATGGGATACATCGGTGGGCGGTCATGTCGACTACGGCGAGGCAGTGGTTGACGCTCTTCGTCGTGAGGCGCGTGAAGAGCTCGGATTGCGTGACATCGATCCGATAGCGTTGTCGCCCTACGTTTTTGAGTCGTCGCGTGAACGTGAGCTGATCAATCCTTTCTATGTCTATGTCGATGAGTCGACAGCCATAGTTCCCGATCCGGAGGAGATTACCGAAGGCCGGTTCTGGTCGGCTGACGAGATTGACGATTCGGTAGGCAAGGGTGTGTTCACGCCCAACTTCGAGCAGGAATATCAATTAATAAAGCAATATATAAAATAG